One Qiania dongpingensis genomic window carries:
- a CDS encoding ATP-binding protein encodes MALNNSQYDALMRVYQKKQLDSKRRQDERIDEVYRALPQMEEFDREISAISVEQARRLLDGEEGALERLRFKLKELRESKETLLAMGGFAPDYMEPVYTCSECRDTGYVGGRKCKCLKQAEIALLYGQSNLERVLQAENFDCLSFEYYDKTLIVNEEKGISQHEYMRAVVEECRNYAAGFHERGGNLLFTGPAGTGKTFLTNCIAKALLDRAEAVLYLTSSDLFQLISDKRFDHGGEEREEKYKGILECSLLIIDDLGTELTNSFTNSELFYCINTRQLRGRATIISTNLTMNELRDIYSERIFSRIISSYRVIPLFGADIRIKKRLSGKTS; translated from the coding sequence GTGGCACTGAATAATTCCCAGTATGACGCGCTGATGCGGGTATATCAGAAGAAACAGCTGGACAGTAAACGAAGGCAGGATGAGCGGATCGACGAGGTGTACCGCGCGCTGCCCCAGATGGAAGAATTCGACAGGGAGATCAGCGCCATATCCGTGGAGCAGGCCAGACGGCTGCTGGACGGGGAGGAGGGGGCGCTTGAGCGCCTCAGATTCAAGCTGAAGGAGCTGCGGGAGAGCAAAGAAACTTTGCTCGCCATGGGAGGGTTTGCTCCCGATTATATGGAACCGGTATATACATGTTCGGAGTGCAGGGACACCGGCTATGTGGGCGGCAGGAAATGTAAATGTCTGAAGCAGGCCGAAATCGCGCTTTTATACGGGCAGTCTAATCTGGAGCGGGTTCTGCAGGCTGAGAATTTTGACTGTCTCAGTTTTGAATATTATGATAAGACTCTTATTGTGAATGAAGAGAAAGGAATCAGCCAGCATGAGTATATGAGGGCTGTGGTGGAGGAATGCCGGAATTATGCGGCGGGATTTCATGAGCGCGGGGGGAATCTCCTGTTCACCGGTCCGGCCGGCACTGGAAAGACATTCCTCACCAACTGCATTGCCAAGGCGCTTTTAGACCGGGCTGAGGCGGTGCTGTATCTTACTTCTTCCGATCTGTTCCAGCTGATTTCCGACAAGAGGTTTGACCATGGCGGTGAAGAGCGGGAAGAAAAATATAAGGGCATCCTGGAATGCAGCCTGCTGATCATTGACGATCTGGGGACAGAGCTCACCAACAGCTTTACCAATTCAGAGCTTTTTTACTGCATCAACACAAGGCAGCTGAGGGGGAGGGCGACGATCATCTCCACGAACCTGACCATGAATGAGCTGCGGGATATTTATTCTGAGAGAATTTTTTCCAGGATCATCAGCAGCTACCGCGTGATTCCGCTGTTTGGAGCGGATATCCGGATAAAAAAAAGATTGAGCGGGAAAACATCTTGA